In one window of Paraflavitalea soli DNA:
- a CDS encoding DUF6427 family protein, with translation MLLHPMPPLRQPDDHFLYIWLLDFLSPLHLPPIIYSLIAFFLLYSQAIMFNRVCNEQKMMARPNYLAGMAYLLITSLFVEWNHFSAPLLINSLLIWIFYRVSVLYNSNKPGAAIFNVGLIMGIVTLMYQPAIVFSIFLLMSLFIMRPLRVREWLIGILGITTPYYFLAIVLYLSNQWSWKKLQPNISFNLPAMPSSMTVLVSITLLILPFIIGGFFVQNNLTKMLIQVRKSWSLLLVFLIVSMLIIVANGGNNYVNWLLCAVPLTAFHAAAYFYPSGRIFPLVMHWIIFGWAMYIGYWTQM, from the coding sequence ATGCTGCTGCATCCTATGCCACCATTGAGGCAGCCAGATGATCATTTCCTTTATATATGGCTGCTGGATTTCCTGTCACCCTTGCATTTGCCGCCTATTATTTATTCCCTGATCGCCTTTTTCCTGTTGTACAGCCAGGCCATTATGTTTAACCGGGTATGTAATGAGCAGAAAATGATGGCCAGGCCCAACTACCTGGCGGGCATGGCTTATCTGTTGATCACCTCCCTGTTTGTAGAGTGGAACCATTTTTCCGCGCCGCTACTGATCAATTCACTGTTGATCTGGATATTCTACCGGGTGAGCGTTCTATACAATTCCAACAAGCCAGGGGCCGCTATTTTTAATGTGGGATTGATCATGGGTATTGTTACGCTGATGTACCAGCCGGCCATTGTGTTTTCCATCTTCCTGCTGATGAGCCTCTTTATCATGCGTCCACTGCGGGTAAGGGAATGGCTGATCGGTATATTGGGTATTACCACGCCTTATTATTTCCTGGCCATCGTGCTTTACCTCTCTAATCAATGGTCATGGAAAAAGCTACAGCCGAATATCTCTTTCAACCTGCCGGCCATGCCTTCCTCCATGACGGTACTGGTGAGCATTACCTTGTTGATATTACCTTTTATCATCGGTGGTTTCTTTGTACAGAACAACCTGACCAAGATGTTGATCCAGGTGCGCAAAAGCTGGAGCCTGCTGCTGGTATTCCTGATCGTGTCGATGCTCATCATTGTGGCCAATGGCGGCAATAATTATGTAAACTGGTTGTTGTGTGCAGTGCCCCTGACTGCCTTTCATGCCGCGGCTTATTTTTATCCCTCCGGCCGGATATTTCCGCTGGTCATGCATTGGATCATTTTTGGCTGGGCCATGTATATTGGCTATTGGACGCAAATGTAG
- the purQ gene encoding phosphoribosylformylglycinamidine synthase subunit PurQ, giving the protein MKFGVVVFPGSNCDRDMQDALQNDLNQEVVMLWHKDNDLSMFSTEDCIVLPGGFSYGDYLRCGAIARFSPVMQGVIDFANKGGKVLGVCNGFQVLCEAHLLPGALLRNANQQFISKNIYIKGVGSPEKALKIPIAHGEGRYYAEAAVLDELEAKGQVIYKYCDETGAVTPSSNPNGAIRNIAGICNANRNVFGMMPHPERATSDALGNIDGRIIMNSLLIHSKTSTARAAAAVANF; this is encoded by the coding sequence ATGAAGTTTGGAGTAGTAGTTTTCCCCGGCTCGAATTGTGACCGCGATATGCAGGATGCACTGCAAAATGATCTGAATCAGGAAGTTGTAATGTTGTGGCACAAGGATAATGACCTCAGCATGTTCTCTACCGAAGATTGTATTGTGTTGCCCGGTGGCTTCTCCTATGGAGATTACCTGCGTTGTGGCGCCATTGCCCGTTTCAGCCCTGTGATGCAGGGGGTGATCGATTTTGCCAATAAAGGGGGCAAAGTACTGGGGGTATGTAATGGTTTCCAGGTGCTTTGTGAGGCTCATTTATTGCCCGGCGCCTTGTTAAGGAATGCCAATCAACAGTTTATCAGCAAGAATATCTATATCAAAGGAGTAGGATCGCCCGAAAAAGCGCTGAAAATCCCCATCGCCCATGGTGAAGGCCGCTATTATGCGGAAGCAGCTGTGTTGGACGAACTGGAAGCCAAAGGTCAGGTGATCTATAAATATTGTGATGAAACGGGAGCTGTTACGCCTTCCTCCAATCCCAATGGCGCTATCAGGAATATTGCGGGCATTTGTAATGCGAACCGTAATGTTTTTGGTATGATGCCCCACCCCGAGCGTGCCACCAGTGATGCATTGGGTAATATCGATGGCCGTATCATAATGAATTCATTATTAATCCATTCCAAGACAAGTACAGCCCGTGCAGCAGCTGCTGTAGCCAATTTTTAA
- a CDS encoding protein-disulfide reductase DsbD domain-containing protein, with protein sequence MMKKYLLLTLAVIGFAGAWAQEKPVNWTFSAKKIADKTYEVYVTANITGDWHLYSQNVGVDGPVPTTFTFTKNPLLTLDGKPKEVGKVIKKKEEVWDGVVNYYEKNVSFVQVVKVRGTAKTNLAGKVEFMVCNDEKCLPPVEVDFSVNIGG encoded by the coding sequence ATGATGAAGAAATACTTACTACTCACTTTGGCTGTTATTGGGTTTGCCGGCGCATGGGCGCAGGAGAAACCGGTTAATTGGACTTTCAGTGCTAAAAAGATCGCAGATAAGACGTACGAGGTATATGTTACCGCCAATATTACGGGTGACTGGCATTTATATTCTCAGAATGTAGGAGTAGATGGTCCTGTGCCTACCACTTTTACTTTTACAAAGAATCCTTTACTTACCCTCGATGGCAAACCCAAAGAAGTAGGTAAGGTGATCAAGAAGAAAGAAGAGGTGTGGGATGGTGTGGTAAACTATTATGAAAAGAATGTGAGTTTTGTGCAGGTGGTTAAAGTGCGGGGAACTGCAAAGACCAACCTGGCCGGTAAGGTGGAGTTCATGGTTTGTAATGATGAAAAATGCCTTCCCCCGGTAGAGGTTGATTTCTCTGTTAACATCGGCGGATAA